Proteins found in one Holophagales bacterium genomic segment:
- a CDS encoding M15 family metallopeptidase: MRRLLSALLLAVAAPVLAQTGPPVEAGPFRASDLVELTALEPGVRLDVRYARSDNFLGRPVYGEARAFLQRPAAEAVARVHRSLAGKGYGLMVFDGYRPWAVTKAFWDATPEDKKLFVANPARGSRHNRGCSVDLTLYHLDTGKAADMGAGYDEMSPRSYATWEGGTKEQVDRRDLLRGAMEREGFFVYPWEWWHFDFKDWRDYPLLDVPFEKLGRPGTPPVTKTP; the protein is encoded by the coding sequence ATGAGACGCCTCCTTTCCGCGCTCCTGCTCGCCGTCGCGGCTCCCGTTCTCGCGCAGACCGGTCCTCCGGTGGAGGCGGGGCCTTTTCGAGCCTCCGACCTCGTCGAGCTGACGGCCCTCGAGCCCGGGGTCCGGCTCGACGTCCGCTACGCGCGGAGCGACAACTTCCTCGGGCGGCCGGTTTACGGGGAGGCCCGGGCGTTCCTGCAGCGTCCTGCCGCCGAGGCGGTCGCGAGGGTCCACCGGAGCCTGGCCGGGAAGGGCTACGGCCTGATGGTCTTCGACGGCTACCGGCCCTGGGCGGTGACGAAGGCGTTCTGGGACGCGACGCCCGAAGACAAGAAGCTCTTCGTCGCCAACCCCGCGCGCGGCTCGCGCCACAACCGGGGCTGCTCGGTCGACCTCACGCTCTACCACCTCGACACGGGCAAGGCCGCCGACATGGGAGCCGGGTACGACGAGATGAGCCCGCGCTCGTACGCGACGTGGGAGGGGGGAACGAAGGAGCAGGTCGACCGGCGGGACCTCCTCCGGGGCGCGATGGAACGCGAGGGGTTCTTCGTCTACCCGTGGGAGTGGTGGCACTTCGACTTCAAGGACTGGCGCGACTACCCGCTCCTCGACGTGCCGTTCGAGAAGCTCGGCCGGCCAGGGACGCCGCCCGTCACGAAAACTCCCTGA
- a CDS encoding UbiX family flavin prenyltransferase, with amino-acid sequence MAANIPRRVVVGVSGASGIPYAKDVLETLRRTPDVEVHLVATEGARRVAADELGIPFDELASLADVVHPNKDIGAAIASGSFRTTGMVVVPCSATTLSKVAYGVCDNLLTRAAYVHLKERRPLVLVPREAPLPLPTLEAMVKAAQAGATILPACPGFYTRPKTIDDLLGFVTQRILDLLGIEAARAPRWKEG; translated from the coding sequence ATGGCCGCAAACATTCCGCGCCGCGTCGTCGTCGGGGTCTCGGGCGCTTCGGGGATTCCCTACGCAAAGGACGTCCTCGAGACCCTCCGCCGCACGCCGGACGTCGAGGTCCACCTCGTCGCGACCGAGGGGGCACGGCGGGTGGCCGCGGACGAGCTCGGGATTCCGTTCGACGAGCTCGCCTCCCTCGCCGACGTCGTCCACCCGAACAAGGACATCGGCGCGGCGATCGCGTCCGGCTCCTTCCGCACGACGGGAATGGTCGTCGTCCCGTGCAGCGCGACGACCCTCTCGAAGGTGGCCTACGGCGTCTGCGACAACCTCCTGACCCGCGCGGCCTACGTCCACCTGAAGGAGCGGCGACCTCTCGTCCTCGTTCCGCGCGAGGCACCGCTGCCCCTCCCGACGCTCGAGGCGATGGTGAAGGCCGCCCAGGCCGGGGCGACGATCCTGCCCGCGTGCCCCGGCTTCTACACCCGGCCGAAGACGATCGACGACCTCCTCGGCTTCGTCACCCAGCGGATCCTCGATCTCCTCGGGATCGAAGCCGCCCGCGCCCCCCGCTGGAAAGAGGGCTGA
- a CDS encoding PD-(D/E)XK nuclease family protein yields the protein MAAPSGHTLHVGDFAALEVRFLDEIRSLKAADPLRPVDVLVGSNLLGVYLRRRAAEAFGGIANLRFLTFLDLARERLRDPDPRPQLPALGEALLTRRALLDTPEGDVFDVLRERPSTAALLARTAADLRGAGIAASVLRDLAPKIARTGDRAAFLGKVALVLCRLESLRSAFADADSALERGALERGPINSDPLLVYGLYDLGGVREALLSVIARERPVLAFVPSDGAPEEEGDGIPPVRAALFSGLLGATALDAGPTPASFETDVVVAPSDLSEAREVVREILRAVDDGVPLYRIAVLVRDPVRQEPAIVAELTQRRIPFFRPAGIGFSRTPMGRAALGLLELQAGGVASEPLLALVDVLEALGLAAAGSRARVARALVELRARGGWVDLRKRLGARLARLAPEEPAEAEGRLSRREARLRLDLAALGAVIDLLDPVLPDATPASWAAWGQRLAASFQTLLGGLPSIEELASAAAHLENLERVEPGALVAASEVLPLLGRALEETPVRQGRFERDGLALLAPVSARGLAFDVVLVPGLVEQSFPRVGRPDPLLFDAERAELSRLTRRPLAPRTGPRHAREERFLFHLATGAARRRLVLLAARREAATDRPRLLSPFLVDLLEERAGHPVSEPDLADPALADRLSVRWIRLGRPATAEPPVDSEEALRRALAFSPRLAAALPPGLEPLERALRRGRARAERRFTEYEGRLSRAPRRLLFDDRPLSPSRLERLASCAYRAFLMDALGLSAPQEPPDELVLDGRTVGERAHAALETLATDAMRTGSSLADVLSSRADDEAGRQMRRFFADWELDLPPVLVEVATARLAGLLRAVAELEGRRKDPLPLAGTEVRFGPSAVVEASEGDDLTPVSLTGRIDRLDRDGAVARVVDYKFSRPSPFGTTNRKRYRIAGGEKVQLAAYALAARALGASSISSEYLFVYPEKAGGEPTAVSVAFDAAATDEAVGSLGRAVALLDATIRAGDLLPRTASLSAGDSLCSQCDVAAVCGPGHRRVYDSKRAGESASDPGAPLLALEAIP from the coding sequence ATGGCGGCGCCCTCCGGCCACACCCTCCACGTCGGCGACTTCGCCGCGCTCGAGGTGCGGTTTCTCGACGAGATCAGATCCCTCAAGGCGGCCGACCCGCTTCGCCCCGTCGACGTCCTCGTCGGCTCCAATCTCCTGGGCGTCTACCTGAGGCGCCGAGCGGCTGAGGCGTTCGGCGGCATCGCCAACCTCCGCTTCCTCACGTTCCTCGACCTCGCCCGCGAGCGGCTCCGGGATCCCGACCCGCGGCCGCAGCTGCCGGCCCTCGGCGAAGCGCTCCTCACGCGCCGGGCGCTCCTCGACACGCCCGAAGGAGACGTCTTCGACGTCCTGCGCGAGCGCCCCTCGACCGCAGCCCTGCTCGCGCGGACGGCCGCCGACCTGCGCGGCGCCGGAATCGCCGCATCGGTCCTCAGGGACCTCGCCCCGAAGATCGCGCGCACCGGCGACCGTGCCGCATTCCTCGGAAAGGTCGCTCTGGTCCTCTGCCGCCTCGAGAGCCTCCGCAGCGCCTTCGCCGACGCAGACTCCGCGCTCGAGCGAGGTGCGCTCGAACGCGGACCGATCAATTCCGACCCCCTGCTCGTCTACGGCCTTTACGACCTGGGAGGCGTTCGCGAGGCGCTGCTGTCCGTCATCGCCAGGGAGCGGCCCGTCCTCGCTTTCGTTCCTTCGGACGGGGCCCCTGAAGAGGAGGGCGACGGCATCCCGCCGGTCCGGGCGGCCCTCTTCTCGGGGCTCCTGGGCGCAACCGCCCTGGACGCGGGCCCGACACCCGCGTCCTTCGAGACGGATGTCGTCGTCGCGCCGTCCGATCTCTCCGAGGCGCGCGAGGTCGTTCGCGAGATCCTGAGGGCCGTCGACGACGGCGTCCCGCTCTACCGGATTGCCGTCCTCGTCCGCGACCCGGTGCGGCAGGAACCCGCGATCGTGGCCGAGCTCACGCAGAGGAGGATCCCGTTCTTCCGGCCCGCCGGGATCGGCTTCTCCCGAACCCCGATGGGGCGCGCCGCCCTCGGCCTTCTCGAGCTTCAGGCAGGCGGCGTCGCATCCGAGCCCCTCCTCGCGCTCGTCGACGTCCTCGAGGCGCTCGGCCTTGCGGCTGCGGGCTCCCGCGCACGCGTCGCCCGTGCCCTCGTCGAGCTGCGCGCCCGCGGGGGCTGGGTTGACCTTCGGAAACGTCTTGGCGCTCGGCTCGCACGCCTCGCGCCGGAAGAGCCCGCCGAGGCCGAGGGGCGCCTCTCGCGGCGGGAAGCCCGTCTGCGGCTCGACCTCGCCGCCCTCGGCGCGGTGATCGACCTGCTCGATCCCGTCCTGCCCGACGCAACCCCGGCCTCGTGGGCCGCGTGGGGGCAGAGGCTGGCCGCGTCCTTCCAGACCCTTCTCGGAGGACTGCCCTCCATAGAGGAGCTGGCGAGTGCCGCCGCGCATCTCGAGAATCTCGAGAGGGTCGAGCCGGGCGCACTCGTCGCCGCGTCCGAGGTCCTTCCTCTTCTCGGACGAGCTCTCGAAGAGACTCCCGTCCGGCAGGGCCGGTTCGAGCGCGACGGTCTCGCCCTCCTCGCCCCCGTCTCCGCCCGCGGTCTCGCCTTCGACGTCGTCCTCGTCCCCGGGCTCGTCGAGCAGTCGTTCCCCCGCGTCGGACGGCCCGATCCGCTCCTCTTCGACGCGGAGCGTGCCGAGCTGTCGCGCCTCACGAGGCGGCCGCTCGCTCCGCGCACGGGCCCGCGCCACGCCAGGGAGGAGCGCTTTCTCTTCCACCTCGCCACGGGTGCCGCGCGACGCCGGCTCGTCCTCCTCGCCGCACGGCGCGAAGCCGCCACGGACCGGCCGCGCCTCCTCTCACCGTTCCTCGTCGACCTTCTCGAGGAGCGCGCCGGGCACCCCGTCTCCGAGCCGGATCTCGCCGACCCCGCCCTCGCGGACCGCCTCTCGGTGCGGTGGATCCGCCTGGGACGGCCGGCCACGGCCGAACCTCCGGTCGACAGCGAAGAGGCGCTCCGCCGCGCACTGGCGTTCTCTCCGCGGCTCGCCGCCGCCCTCCCCCCTGGCCTCGAGCCGCTCGAGCGGGCGCTCCGTCGGGGACGGGCCCGCGCCGAGCGCCGCTTCACGGAATACGAGGGGCGGCTCTCCCGCGCGCCGCGTCGGCTCCTCTTCGACGATCGCCCTCTCTCACCGAGCCGCCTCGAGCGGCTCGCCTCCTGCGCCTACCGGGCCTTCCTGATGGACGCCCTCGGCCTCTCCGCGCCCCAGGAGCCTCCCGACGAGCTCGTCCTGGACGGCCGGACCGTGGGCGAGCGCGCCCACGCGGCGCTGGAAACCCTGGCCACCGACGCGATGCGCACCGGCTCGTCCCTGGCGGACGTCCTGTCGTCGCGCGCGGACGACGAAGCAGGGCGGCAGATGAGACGCTTCTTCGCCGACTGGGAGTTGGACCTCCCGCCCGTCCTCGTGGAAGTGGCGACGGCACGGCTCGCCGGCCTCCTGCGCGCCGTCGCCGAGCTCGAAGGCCGAAGGAAGGACCCGCTCCCGCTCGCCGGGACCGAGGTCCGCTTCGGCCCTTCCGCGGTTGTCGAAGCCTCTGAGGGGGACGACCTCACCCCTGTCTCCCTCACCGGCCGAATCGACCGGCTCGACCGGGACGGCGCCGTGGCACGCGTCGTCGACTACAAGTTCAGCCGCCCGTCGCCCTTCGGAACGACGAACCGGAAGCGCTACCGGATCGCGGGAGGAGAGAAGGTCCAGCTCGCCGCGTACGCCCTGGCCGCACGGGCTCTGGGCGCTTCCTCCATCTCGTCCGAGTACCTCTTCGTCTACCCAGAGAAGGCCGGCGGCGAGCCCACGGCCGTCTCCGTCGCCTTCGACGCCGCCGCCACCGATGAGGCGGTCGGGTCCCTCGGCCGCGCGGTCGCCCTCCTCGACGCCACGATCCGGGCCGGGGACCTCCTTCCGCGCACCGCGTCGCTCTCGGCAGGCGACAGCCTCTGTTCCCAGTGCGACGTCGCGGCCGTCTGCGGCCCCGGTCACCGGCGGGTCTACGACTCCAAGCGCGCGGGCGAGTCCGCGTCCGACCCCGGCGCGCCCCTCCTCGCGCTCGAGGCGATCCCGTGA
- a CDS encoding SpoIIE family protein phosphatase — MDSAASGGVRSGRGMTGEARNRLLVRIAHELDGTLNLDDVLGRLLDTLRSAVGYDAAGIFVLNREEVFPGYGLSWRTIAATVRRGFDGPLPDIDRLLALGQGLVGHALQTGEAAVAPDVRLDPRYVMGRPATRSELAVPVYAGGRLVGAMNLESDETGAYGDEDAETLRLFADAAAIAVEKAILYRLFVQKERLEEQLRLALETRELSGAAAWPGITGWDAAGFSRPRYEIGGDYYDHIPLADGKLGLVVADVSGKGSLAAMTLTTFRAILRTQVEGEPEPVRTAAAANRLLRERVGPTEYVTAVYGVLDAASGLLDYANCGHTSPLLVRADGRYSKLTTGGPPLGLLAGARYLAGEVTVEPGDLLVLFTDGVVEAEAPGGNEFGVDRLAEVVCASRHLPSGRLIEEVVRATAEFCGSAEYADDFTVLVLKRLGQG; from the coding sequence GTGGACTCGGCGGCCAGCGGCGGGGTCCGATCCGGGCGGGGGATGACGGGGGAGGCGCGAAACCGGCTCCTCGTGCGGATTGCGCACGAGCTCGACGGGACCCTCAATCTCGACGACGTGCTCGGCCGGCTCCTGGACACGCTCCGCTCCGCCGTCGGATACGACGCCGCCGGGATCTTCGTCCTGAACCGCGAGGAGGTCTTTCCGGGCTACGGACTCTCGTGGAGGACGATCGCGGCGACGGTCCGGCGGGGTTTCGACGGGCCGCTTCCGGACATCGACCGGCTTCTCGCGCTGGGCCAGGGGCTCGTCGGGCACGCCCTCCAGACGGGCGAGGCCGCCGTGGCGCCCGACGTCCGCCTCGACCCGAGGTACGTGATGGGGCGCCCCGCGACGCGGTCGGAGCTGGCGGTGCCGGTCTACGCGGGGGGAAGGCTCGTCGGCGCGATGAACCTCGAGAGCGACGAGACCGGTGCCTACGGCGACGAGGACGCGGAAACGCTGCGCCTCTTCGCGGACGCGGCCGCCATCGCCGTCGAGAAGGCGATCCTCTACCGGCTCTTCGTCCAGAAGGAGCGGCTCGAAGAGCAGCTCAGGCTCGCGCTCGAGACCCGCGAGCTTTCGGGCGCCGCGGCCTGGCCCGGCATCACCGGCTGGGACGCCGCGGGCTTCTCCCGGCCGCGCTACGAGATCGGCGGCGACTACTACGACCACATCCCGCTCGCCGACGGGAAGCTGGGGCTCGTCGTCGCGGACGTCTCCGGGAAGGGGAGCCTCGCGGCGATGACCCTCACGACGTTCCGGGCCATCCTGCGGACCCAGGTAGAGGGGGAGCCCGAGCCGGTGAGGACGGCGGCCGCCGCAAACCGCCTCCTGCGGGAGAGGGTCGGGCCGACGGAGTACGTCACGGCGGTCTACGGCGTCCTCGACGCGGCCAGCGGCCTTCTCGACTACGCCAACTGCGGGCACACGTCGCCGCTCCTCGTCCGCGCGGACGGACGCTATTCGAAGCTGACGACCGGCGGGCCACCCCTCGGCCTTCTCGCGGGAGCCCGGTACCTCGCCGGCGAGGTCACGGTGGAGCCGGGCGACCTGCTGGTTCTCTTCACGGACGGGGTCGTGGAAGCGGAAGCGCCGGGAGGGAACGAGTTCGGCGTCGACCGTCTCGCCGAGGTCGTCTGCGCGTCGCGTCACCTGCCGAGCGGGAGGCTGATCGAGGAGGTCGTGAGGGCGACGGCGGAGTTCTGCGGCTCCGCCGAGTACGCCGACGACTTCACGGTCCTCGTCCTGAAGAGGCTCGGGCAGGGCTGA